The stretch of DNA TATGAAGAACTGGCAAATCGGTTCGAGAAAGAGAAGCCGAATAGCCCACACGCGAAGTCGCTGATTGGCCGGGTGAAGCGAATCAAAGGCGTCATGATCGGCTCGTCGGCTCCTGAAATTGCCCTGACCGATACGTCGGGGGCGGTAGTACCGCTGTCGTCGCTGCGGGGTAAATATGTCCTGATCGACTTCTGGGCGTCGTGGTGTGGGCCATGCCGCAATGAGAATCCGAACGTTGTGCGCATGTATAACAAGTTCAAAGACAAGGGTTTTTCAATCTACAGTGTCTCACTCGACCGCCCCGGCGACCGCGAAAAGTGGGTTCGGGCCATTCGCAACGACAACCTGACCTGGACCCACGTATCCGACCTGAAGTTCTGGCAGTCGCAGGCCGCACAGGAGTACGGCGTTCAGGCTATTCCAGCCACATTCCTGCTTGACAAGGAAGGCAAAATCATCGCCAAAAATCTGCGGGGCGAAGCACTGGAGCAGAAGCTGACCGAGATACTTAAATAGTGATGAGTGATGAACGATGAGTGATGAGTTTGCTGACGCAAAAAGAAATACACCGGCGTCAGCAAACTCATCACTCATCGTTCATCACTCATCGTTTTTTACCCCCACCTTCTATGAAAATTGCAATCGTTGGCTGTGGCAACATGGGCATGGCCTTTGCTAAGTCATTCATTCAGTACAACCTGGTCAAAACCGACGATCTGCTGCTGATTGAGAAAAGTACCGACCGTTCGGAGAGCCTCCGGCACGAAAAAGCGGGCGTTGTGGTCGATACCATCGGGCCGCGCGTGAGTGATGTCGATCTGATTATTCTGTCGGTAAAGCCACAGGATTTTAAAAGCGTACACGACGAACTGCGCCCTGTTATCAGACCCTATCAGTTGGTTTTGTCGATCATGGCGGGCATTCCTATCGCGCAGATTCAGGAGAAGCTCGGCCATCCGCTCGTGGTGCGGGCTATGCCCAACACCCCGGCTATGCTCGGCATGGGCATTACCGGCTTCACCGCAGCCAAAGAAGTTGACATGGCAAGCCTGCGCCGGGTCGAAAATCTGATTAATGCCACGGGCCGGTCGATTTTCTTAGAAGACGAGGCTATGCTCGACGCCGTAACGGCCCTAAGCGGCTCCGGCCCGGCTTATTTTTACTACGTCGTGAAAGCAATGGTCGAAGCCGGGCAACAGATGGGCTTCGACGCGGGCGTATCGTCCCTGTTGGTCAAGCAAACTATGCTCGGCGCGTATCACCTCATTAATAACGCCGATAAATCGCTGGACGATCTTATCAAGGCTGTGGCGTCAAAAGGTGGCACCACTGAGGCCGCCCTTCGCACGTTTGAGTCGGGTGGACTGTCGGATACGCTCATCGCCGGTATCAAAGCCGCCCAAACGCGGGCAACCGAGCTGTCGAAGGGGTGATGTGAAGCCGAAGTTGGAGATTCGGCTTCACATCATACACCTGTATAACTAAACGGCGTAATGGCCCGCAATTCCTGCTTCACCGAATCAGACACGTCTAACCCGTCGATAAAGGTTTGGATGGTTTGCTCGGTGATTTTTTCGTTGGTGCGGGTCAAAGCTTTCAGGGCTTCGTAAGGCTGTGGATAGCCTTCGCGCCGGAGAATGGTCTGGATTCCCTCGGCCACAACCGCCCAGTTGTCTTCGAGATCGGCACGAATAGCGGCCTCGTTCAGCTCAAGCTTATCTATGCCTTTCAGCAACGACTTCAGAGCAATAACCGAATGCGCAAACGGTACGCCGAGACTGCGTAAAACGGTTGAGTCGGTCAGGTCGCGCTGGAGCCGTGAAATAGGTAGTTTAGCTGATAAATGCTCGAACAGCGCGTTGGCAATGCCGAGGTTACCTTCCGAATTCTCGAAATCAATAGGGTTCACTTTGTGCGGCATGGCCGACGAACCTACTTCGCCCGCTTTCAGTTTCTGCTTGAAATAATTCATCGACACATACGTCCACACGTCGCGGTCGAAGTCAATCAGAATGGTGTTTAGCCGTTTGAAGGCGTCGAGCGTGGCTGCCAGCATGTCATAATGCTCAATCTGGGTGGTGAACTGACTCCGTACCATGCCGAGACGTTGCACGAAGTTGTCACCAAATTTTTTCCAGTCTTCGTTCGGATAAGCCACGGCGTGGGCATTGAAATTGCCCGTTGCCCCACCAAATTTTGCTGCCGTTGGCACGGCGTCTAACAGCAATAGCTGCTTTTCGATACGCTCTACAAACACCTGAATCTCTTTGCCCAAGCGCGTGGGCGATGCCGGTTGGCCGTGTGTCCGGGCCAGCATAGATACGTTTGCCCACTGTTCGGCCAGTTGTTGCAAACGCACCTGCACCTGCCGGTACAATGGCACAATTTCAACGTCCATCGCTTCGCGCAGAGACAACGGAATGGCCGTGTTGTTGACATCCTGCGATGTTAGGCCGAAATGAATAAACTCCAGAAATGGCTCAACCGGCGATCCGTTCAGCTTTTCTTTGATAAAATACTCAACGGCCTTAACGTCGTGATTGGTCGTTTTCTCGATTTCTTTGATCCGCAGCGCGTCGGCTTCAGAGAATTGCCCGTACAATGCCCGCAAAGCCGGAAACCGCGCCGACTCAACGCCCGCCAATTGTGGTACGGGCCACTCGCAGAGCGCGATGAAATACTCGATTTCGATACGAACCCGGTAGCGAATCAGGCCGAATTCGGAAAAGTAGGGAGCCAATGCCTCAACCTGACGACGATAGCGGCCATCGACGGGCGAAATGGCCGTAAGAGCAGACAAATTCATAGATTATTCTAAAACGCAAAGGTACAACTTCAGTCCGCTTTGCCACGCCCTATTTCCTCTGCCAGTTTTACCGTTAACCGTCAGCTACTGCCCGACGGAACGCTGTTGGTTTCCTACCAACCCCCACTTAGTAAAACAAGCACCTTTCACCGCCTGACAC from Spirosoma montaniterrae encodes:
- the proC gene encoding pyrroline-5-carboxylate reductase — its product is MKIAIVGCGNMGMAFAKSFIQYNLVKTDDLLLIEKSTDRSESLRHEKAGVVVDTIGPRVSDVDLIILSVKPQDFKSVHDELRPVIRPYQLVLSIMAGIPIAQIQEKLGHPLVVRAMPNTPAMLGMGITGFTAAKEVDMASLRRVENLINATGRSIFLEDEAMLDAVTALSGSGPAYFYYVVKAMVEAGQQMGFDAGVSSLLVKQTMLGAYHLINNADKSLDDLIKAVASKGGTTEAALRTFESGGLSDTLIAGIKAAQTRATELSKG
- the purB gene encoding adenylosuccinate lyase; translation: MNLSALTAISPVDGRYRRQVEALAPYFSEFGLIRYRVRIEIEYFIALCEWPVPQLAGVESARFPALRALYGQFSEADALRIKEIEKTTNHDVKAVEYFIKEKLNGSPVEPFLEFIHFGLTSQDVNNTAIPLSLREAMDVEIVPLYRQVQVRLQQLAEQWANVSMLARTHGQPASPTRLGKEIQVFVERIEKQLLLLDAVPTAAKFGGATGNFNAHAVAYPNEDWKKFGDNFVQRLGMVRSQFTTQIEHYDMLAATLDAFKRLNTILIDFDRDVWTYVSMNYFKQKLKAGEVGSSAMPHKVNPIDFENSEGNLGIANALFEHLSAKLPISRLQRDLTDSTVLRSLGVPFAHSVIALKSLLKGIDKLELNEAAIRADLEDNWAVVAEGIQTILRREGYPQPYEALKALTRTNEKITEQTIQTFIDGLDVSDSVKQELRAITPFSYTGV